The Aspergillus oryzae RIB40 DNA, chromosome 5 genome segment GTGGAAGagattcttcttcatttAGCACCCAGCCCTGCCATTCTGGGGTGCCGTATCCCATACAACCCAGTATCACCTTTGAGACCTTGAGGCCCGAATCTCCCAGCCTGTGTCAGATTGTCATCGCAGGTCAGCAATAACAATCTTGGAAAGGCACTTGGATCAATGCTACCAAGGTGAGTGGGGAAACCTTACCGTGCGTATTCCATTTGTCCGGAGGTTGTAGCACTGGTCAGCGAGAATTGTACTAGACTTGTAACTTAGAAGCATCAAGGGTCATTAAAACCCtaaatgaaatgaaactGCAggttggagggtgagggcGAGAAACATCTTTATTCTTATCCCCTAATAACTTCACCTGGAGTTACCGATGGCAAGCCTGACACGCCTAGAACGGAGTTAACAGATGTAAGTCCGGACGACCTGTCATACTGGATTATCTCTCGAACAAGCTGCACAGGTGCGGCGAATGAAGAGCCTTGATCTACCAGTTAAGCTTCTTGTTAGCCTACTTCGTCATAGCAACACTGCCAATGACATGTTGCGCAACGGAGTTAATCGAAGGCAGCCCCAGATTATAGCGGAGTTAAAGACTAACGAATCCGCGATCTGTCTCATTCTTGAGCCGAGGTCTGACTCCACTTGAAGATCCGAGTTGAATCCTCCAAGTTGCATCTATGAATTGATTAGCTTCGTGACTTCATTTGAAGAAGTATTCGCCCGACCAATGTCATCTGGATATATCGCGCTTAAATCGAGAGTATGAGCTGGGAATCATCGTTTGGAATCTATTGTTTTCGGATACTAGAAAAGGATTCCGGACCAGAAGTACCAAACTACTGACCTACCACGGCTTAGTAAATCTACTCTTCGTCATTCAGGTTGAGAGAATTTGTGTTTGTAGTGCTGAGCTGGGGAATTACTTCTAAAATGAACCAAGGGAGGTTTTTACAAATACAGGAATCTAATCAAATAACATATCATAATCATTACAGAAaattattaatctatatcAATCAATACAGCATCTTTATACACCCCTTCTCTAATCGATCACTCCAGCCAAGTCTCCACCGCCGACTTAAGAGCGTTCTGCAACCACTCCTCCTCATACCGAGAACTCATATCAAAACCATGATCCCCATCCCTCAATGCCAGCACAGCCTTATCACCACTCGGCAGACCCTTCGTAGCCTCGAGTAACTGCACCACaaactcctccacatcctccagAGGAACCACAGTATCCTGACGACCATGCCAGATGGCAATGCCTCCGCGCGGGATACTCAATCCCGGCTCTTCCAGTTTCTTCGCAGGGTAAAATAACTCTCGGCGAGAGGATCCCTCCTTCTGGCGCTCATAAAATCCGGCCAAACGGCCGTGTTCAACAGCCGCAAGCATGAATGCGAGTCGGGAAGGCGAGAGATCCGAGGACACGATCTGGCCagaagctgcggcagccACGGTGACGTCGATAACAGATTCATCCGTATGTACGCCGAATGGTAAGATTGTGCGTGACGATTGAAATCCCGCTGAGCTGGGGTTCACCCACGGGTAGCCGGCCGTTGCGGCACGGATCTGGGTTGGATAGGTCAGGGCGAGATAGAGGCTTA includes the following:
- a CDS encoding alpha/beta hydrolase (predicted protein); the encoded protein is MKHSEYKYCRTSSHVSSRASITRLQVTSKTHSYTTKQHPPNSTIMSIPSHPKLEGFDIIQATYKQIGDHAIRVDILIPQTTYSGKRPTFVRTHGGALVACDSLFMDFFPHWASDLALKHGAVIVSPNYRLMPESTSSEIFDDIDDFWKWLHSPALTDLLANHTTPTEIDLTRILTTGDSAGGLLSLYLALTYPTQIRAATAGYPWVNPSSAGFQSSRTILPFGVHTDESVIDVTVAAAASGQIVSSDLSPSRLAFMLAAVEHGRLAGFYERQKEGSSRRELFYPAKKLEEPGLSIPRGGIAIWHGRQDTVVPLEDVEEFVVQLLEATKGLPSGDKAVLALRDGDHGFDMSSRYEEEWLQNALKSAVETWLE